The Prochlorococcus marinus XMU1404 DNA segment AAAAGTCCGTCCTTTATCAGAAAGGAAATTAGCTTTCTCTAAATTATAAATTCAACCGTTATTAATCCTCTTTCTCAATTGAACTAGAAATTCCTTTAGATTTTAATGATTCTGAGTAGAATTCTGCTGGCTCTAAATCACAAACAATTACTAAACCCACGCCCGTATTGTGTGCTTCAAGCATTATTGCAATAGCATCTTGTTCACTTAATTGAGGAACAACTTCTCGCAGTGAAATAGTGACATACTCCATAGAATTTACTGGGTCATTATGAAGTAAAACCTTATATTTTGGAGATTTATTTTTTAATTCAGCAGGTTTCTTTTCAATCACTGCTGAATTATTATTTGCAATTTGTTCTAACTTTATAGATAGCATTAAATTTATTAGTGTTTAATTTGTACTAATAATTATATATTAATTATTCTTTCCATTGCATCAAGGACGTTTGATCGTGAGTTGAAGGCTGACAAGCGAAAATAACCCTCTCCTGCTAATCCAAATCCGCTCCCAGGTGTTCCCACTACAC contains these protein-coding regions:
- the clpS gene encoding ATP-dependent Clp protease adapter ClpS, with the translated sequence MLSIKLEQIANNNSAVIEKKPAELKNKSPKYKVLLHNDPVNSMEYVTISLREVVPQLSEQDAIAIMLEAHNTGVGLVIVCDLEPAEFYSESLKSKGISSSIEKED